One stretch of Chitinophaga pendula DNA includes these proteins:
- a CDS encoding oxidoreductase → MISNEVLQQPVGSPFEAASTAEEVIAGIDLTGKVAIVTGGYSGIGLENVRVFRQAGAQVIVPTRDHARAVKALEGIDGVEIRQMDLLDPASIDEFATWFLSTNRPLHLLVNSAGIMANPFTLDGRGYEIQFATNHLGHFQLTARLWPALKQANGARVVSVSSRGHRRSAVIFEDLHFEHRAYDGWAAYGQSKTANVLFALALDQRGREYGIRAFSLHPGAIVGTGLGKHLSAEDIRRLGVVDAQGRPIIDPQRQLKTLEQGASTQVWCAVSPLLNGLGGAYCENNEISPVVTPEEVSAWSQDILAQRPGVMSFAVDPEAAERLWQVSEQLTGVILDK, encoded by the coding sequence ATGATATCAAATGAAGTTTTACAGCAACCGGTAGGTTCACCGTTCGAAGCGGCTTCGACTGCGGAAGAGGTGATAGCCGGTATAGATCTGACTGGTAAAGTAGCCATTGTAACGGGGGGATATTCCGGTATAGGTCTGGAGAATGTAAGGGTATTCCGCCAGGCGGGTGCGCAGGTGATTGTTCCTACCCGGGATCATGCCAGGGCGGTAAAAGCGTTGGAAGGGATTGACGGTGTGGAGATAAGGCAGATGGATCTGCTGGACCCGGCCTCTATCGATGAATTTGCTACCTGGTTCCTTTCTACTAATCGTCCGTTGCACCTATTGGTGAACAGTGCAGGTATTATGGCCAATCCTTTCACGCTCGATGGGAGGGGGTACGAAATTCAGTTTGCGACCAACCACCTGGGGCATTTCCAGCTGACTGCCCGTCTCTGGCCGGCATTAAAACAAGCTAATGGCGCCAGGGTTGTGTCTGTATCTTCGCGTGGGCACCGCCGGTCTGCTGTGATCTTTGAAGATCTGCATTTCGAACACCGGGCATATGACGGTTGGGCAGCCTATGGACAATCCAAAACGGCCAATGTTCTTTTTGCGCTGGCGTTGGATCAACGTGGCCGGGAGTATGGTATACGTGCCTTTTCTTTACATCCGGGGGCTATCGTTGGGACCGGGTTGGGTAAACACCTCTCCGCCGAAGATATCCGCAGGCTGGGTGTTGTCGATGCACAGGGTCGTCCGATCATTGATCCGCAGCGCCAGCTGAAGACACTGGAGCAAGGTGCTTCCACCCAGGTATGGTGTGCAGTAAGTCCTTTGCTGAATGGATTGGGGGGCGCCTATTGTGAGAACAACGAGATATCCCCGGTAGTAACGCCTGAGGAAGTGAGTGCCTGGTCGCAGGATATATTGGCACAGCGTCCGGGGGTGATGAGTTTCGCGGTAGACCCGGAAGCTGCCGAGCGTTTATGGCAGGTGAGCGAACAACTGACCGGCGTAATCCTTGATAAGTAA